The following proteins are co-located in the Escherichia fergusonii ATCC 35469 genome:
- the surE gene encoding 5'/3'-nucleotidase SurE, whose translation MRILLSNDDGVHAPGIQTLAKALREFADVQVVAPDRNRSGASNSLTLESSLRTFTFENGDIAVQMGTPTDCVYLGVNALMRPRPDIVVSGINAGPNLGDDVIYSGTVAAAMEGRHLGFPALAVSLDGHKHYDTAAAVTCSILRALCKEPLRTGRILNINVPDLPLDQIKGIRVTRCGSRHPADQVIPQQDPRGNTLYWIGPPGGKCDAGPDTDFAAVDEGYVSITPLHVDLTAHNAQDVVSDWLNSVGVGTQW comes from the coding sequence TCACGCACCCGGTATACAAACGCTGGCGAAAGCTTTGCGTGAGTTTGCTGACGTACAAGTGGTTGCCCCCGATCGTAACCGCAGTGGCGCATCAAATTCTCTGACGCTGGAATCCTCGCTTCGTACTTTTACTTTTGAAAATGGCGATATCGCAGTACAGATGGGCACGCCTACTGACTGCGTTTATTTAGGTGTTAACGCTTTAATGCGTCCGCGTCCGGACATCGTAGTTTCTGGTATTAATGCAGGACCAAATTTAGGTGATGATGTTATTTATTCCGGTACGGTAGCCGCCGCGATGGAAGGCCGTCATTTAGGCTTTCCGGCGCTGGCGGTTTCCCTGGATGGTCATAAACATTACGACACCGCTGCGGCAGTTACCTGTTCTATTCTGCGTGCATTGTGCAAAGAACCGCTGCGAACAGGGCGTATTCTTAATATAAATGTACCGGATTTGCCGCTGGACCAAATCAAAGGAATCCGCGTGACTCGCTGTGGGAGCCGCCATCCGGCAGATCAGGTGATCCCGCAGCAAGATCCTCGTGGTAATACACTGTACTGGATTGGTCCTCCAGGGGGGAAATGTGACGCCGGGCCGGATACCGACTTCGCAGCGGTAGATGAAGGTTATGTCTCCATCACGCCGTTGCATGTGGATTTAACTGCGCACAACGCGCAGGATGTGGTTTCAGACTGGTTAAACAGCGTGGGAGTTGGCACGCAATGGTAA
- the pcm gene encoding protein-L-isoaspartate O-methyltransferase, with protein MVSRRVQALLDQLRAQGIKDEQVLNALAAVPREKFIDEAFEQKAWDNIALPIGQGQTISQPYMVARMTELLELTPQSRVLEIGTGSGYQTAILAHLVQHVCSVERIKGLQWQARRRLKNLDLHNVSTRHGDGWQGWQARAPFDAIIVTAAPPEIPTALMTQLDEGGILVLPVGEEHQYLKRVRRRGGEFIIDTVEAVRFVPLVKGELA; from the coding sequence ATGGTAAGCAGACGCGTACAGGCACTTCTGGATCAATTACGCGCGCAGGGCATCAAGGATGAACAGGTGCTCAACGCGCTCGCCGCCGTGCCGCGTGAAAAGTTCATTGATGAAGCATTTGAACAAAAAGCCTGGGACAATATCGCATTACCGATAGGTCAAGGGCAGACAATCTCGCAGCCTTATATGGTGGCGAGAATGACGGAACTCCTCGAACTGACGCCGCAGTCGCGAGTACTGGAGATCGGCACCGGTTCGGGATACCAAACAGCAATTCTGGCGCATCTTGTCCAGCATGTATGCTCGGTTGAGCGTATTAAAGGATTACAGTGGCAGGCACGCCGTCGCCTGAAAAATCTTGATTTACATAATGTTTCAACCCGTCATGGTGATGGATGGCAAGGTTGGCAGGCGCGTGCGCCTTTTGACGCCATCATCGTAACGGCAGCGCCGCCCGAAATACCAACAGCGTTAATGACGCAACTGGACGAAGGCGGCATTCTCGTCTTACCCGTAGGGGAAGAGCACCAGTATTTGAAGAGGGTGCGTCGTCGGGGAGGCGAATTTATTATCGACACCGTGGAGGCAGTGCGCTTTGTTCCTTTAGTAAAAGGGGAACTAGCCTGA